Proteins from a single region of Cupriavidus sp. MP-37:
- a CDS encoding endonuclease: MKHIRTSRLLAAIAVAAAAIPAMAQTPGTPRGSYDPYSQGARSTDKFDPYTQGANAPTRTDLAPTAPAATAPEARPSTMPAQPGMPGTTMQRTPDPYMDGARWESPDLGRRIGKPNQFLDGA, from the coding sequence ATGAAGCATATCCGCACCAGCCGACTCCTCGCTGCCATCGCCGTGGCCGCGGCCGCCATCCCCGCCATGGCGCAGACGCCAGGCACGCCGCGCGGCTCCTACGACCCGTATTCGCAGGGCGCGCGCAGCACCGACAAGTTCGACCCCTATACGCAGGGCGCCAACGCGCCGACGCGTACTGACCTTGCCCCGACGGCACCCGCGGCCACCGCGCCCGAAGCCCGGCCGTCGACCATGCCGGCGCAGCCCGGCATGCCAGGCACGACCATGCAGCGCACCCCGGACCCGTATATGGACGGCGCCCGCTGGGAAAGCCCTGACCTGGGCCGCCGCATCGGCAAGCCCAACCAGTTCCTCGACGGGGCCTGA
- a CDS encoding endonuclease/exonuclease/phosphatase family protein: MQPDLPSLVNPAHAREPDDTRAVAEAPAALHCPPTRAAGLAQMTVVSYNIHRAVGTDRRYRPDRIAAVLEELDADIVALQEVESGSSNDHTLEYLAGHTGMHVVSGFTRVRGSADYGNALLTRFAPEAVNQIDLTVKGCEPRGAIDATVACTASGCANPLRVIATHLGLRPGERRHQVQQLLNYVATAPPLPTILLGDVNEWFLWGRPLRWLHAYFEHTPHTATFPSRLPLFALDRIWVSPRAHLVSVASHRSPLARVASDHLPLVACFELPQGGWDQRRTTAREGGLQ; the protein is encoded by the coding sequence ATGCAACCGGACTTACCGTCCCTTGTAAATCCTGCCCACGCGCGTGAGCCCGACGACACCCGGGCCGTGGCCGAGGCACCGGCGGCGTTGCACTGTCCGCCGACGCGCGCGGCGGGCCTGGCCCAGATGACGGTGGTCAGCTACAACATCCACCGCGCGGTCGGCACTGACCGCCGCTACCGCCCGGACCGGATCGCCGCCGTGCTCGAGGAACTCGACGCCGACATCGTGGCGCTGCAGGAGGTGGAGTCGGGCAGCAGCAATGACCATACGCTGGAATACCTGGCCGGACATACCGGCATGCATGTGGTGTCGGGCTTTACGCGGGTGCGCGGCAGCGCCGACTACGGCAATGCGCTGCTGACGCGCTTCGCGCCCGAGGCCGTGAACCAGATCGACCTGACCGTCAAGGGCTGCGAGCCGCGCGGCGCCATCGACGCGACCGTGGCGTGCACCGCGTCGGGGTGCGCCAACCCGCTGCGCGTGATCGCCACCCACCTGGGCCTGCGCCCGGGCGAGCGCCGCCACCAGGTGCAGCAGTTGCTCAACTACGTCGCCACCGCACCGCCGTTGCCGACCATCCTGCTGGGCGACGTCAACGAATGGTTCTTGTGGGGCCGGCCGCTGCGCTGGCTGCACGCCTATTTCGAACACACCCCGCACACGGCGACGTTTCCGTCGCGGCTGCCGCTGTTTGCGCTCGACCGCATCTGGGTGTCGCCGCGCGCGCATCTGGTGTCGGTGGCCAGCCACCGCTCGCCGCTGGCGCGCGTGGCCTCGGATCACCTGCCGCTGGTGGCCTGTTTCGAGCTGCCGCAAGGCGGGTGGGATCAGCGGCGTACCACGGCGCGTGAAGGAGGACTTCAATGA
- a CDS encoding BON domain-containing protein, with the protein MKHRDDEYLRRRPDHQYGSNDQGYSGIPAQARNRRQRNLTAGRYGNTAERLPRDASHPFETEEEGWYGRVVESWRWGPATEPWDEARYEDEWSRRRAPYREERWEDRRDWYGGPAGGPYGTSYGTSGGYGAEDWDTPAYRGYGRGGPKNYRRGDDRIHDEVCDRLAHAQELDVSEVTVRVQDGLVTLEGHVGDRRSKYDIEEIAERVFGVQDVINHIRVRPYGILASE; encoded by the coding sequence ATGAAACATCGTGACGACGAATACCTGCGCAGGCGCCCCGACCACCAGTACGGCAGCAACGACCAGGGCTACAGCGGCATTCCCGCGCAGGCGCGCAACCGCAGGCAGCGCAACCTGACCGCGGGCCGCTACGGCAATACCGCCGAGCGCCTGCCGCGCGATGCGTCCCACCCGTTCGAAACCGAGGAGGAAGGCTGGTACGGCAGGGTGGTGGAATCCTGGCGCTGGGGCCCCGCGACGGAGCCCTGGGACGAGGCCCGCTATGAAGATGAATGGTCGCGGCGCCGCGCGCCGTATCGAGAAGAGCGCTGGGAGGACCGGCGCGACTGGTATGGCGGGCCTGCGGGCGGGCCTTATGGCACCTCCTATGGCACCTCGGGCGGCTACGGCGCGGAGGACTGGGATACGCCGGCGTACCGTGGCTACGGCCGGGGCGGTCCGAAGAACTACCGCCGCGGCGACGACCGCATCCACGATGAAGTCTGCGACCGGCTCGCGCATGCGCAGGAGCTCGACGTCAGCGAAGTCACGGTGCGGGTGCAGGATGGCCTGGTGACGCTGGAGGGGCACGTCGGCGATCGCCGCAGCAAGTACGACATCGAAGAGATTGCCGAGCGCGTGTTCGGCGTGCAGGACGTGATCAACCATATCCGGGTGCGGCCCTACGGCATCCTGGCGTCGGAATGA